One window of the Streptomyces sp. TS71-3 genome contains the following:
- a CDS encoding response regulator transcription factor, whose protein sequence is MRILVIEDEIELAQTLRTGLSAEGYSVDLACDGRQGLWMARTGDYALIILDLMLPGLNGYRVCAQLRRQQINTPILVLTAKDGDYDQAEALDTGADDYLSKPFSYVVLVARLRALLRRPSAAGPLVLAVGDLSLDVTARTCQRAGARIALTPREFAVLEVLVRNAGQAVSKADLLHHAWPDEAWDPNLVEARISSLRRKIDMPFRRRSVETVRGTGYRLVDDDARGR, encoded by the coding sequence ATGCGCATCCTGGTAATCGAGGATGAGATAGAACTCGCACAGACCCTGCGGACGGGGCTGTCTGCCGAGGGCTACTCCGTCGACCTCGCCTGTGACGGTCGTCAGGGACTGTGGATGGCTCGCACCGGTGACTACGCCCTGATCATCCTGGATCTGATGCTCCCCGGGCTGAATGGCTACCGGGTGTGTGCGCAGTTGCGTCGTCAGCAGATCAACACACCGATTCTGGTACTCACCGCCAAGGACGGTGACTACGACCAGGCCGAAGCGCTGGACACGGGTGCGGATGACTACCTGAGCAAGCCCTTCTCCTATGTGGTGCTGGTCGCACGCCTGCGGGCCCTGCTGCGACGTCCATCCGCCGCGGGACCGCTGGTCCTGGCGGTCGGAGATCTCTCGTTGGACGTGACAGCCCGCACCTGCCAGCGGGCCGGGGCAAGGATCGCCCTCACCCCCCGCGAGTTCGCCGTTCTGGAAGTACTGGTCCGGAACGCCGGGCAGGCCGTGAGCAAGGCGGACCTGCTCCACCACGCGTGGCCCGACGAGGCCTGGGATCCCAATCTCGTCGAGGCCCGGATCAGTTCCCTCCGGAGAAAGATCGACATGCCTTTCCGGCGGAGATCCGTCGAGACCGTGCGAGGGACCGGTTACCGGCTGGTGGATGACGATGCGCGTGGTCGGTGA
- a CDS encoding cell wall metabolism sensor histidine kinase WalK, with product MTMRVVGEIVGRFLPRSVGARTALAAAVAASFILAGTGWWASRQLYDQRIKATISLAEDQADTLTNQLYQGAAPSGFGKLPYEIVVSGRPASAGCSGDLAALGSDVRHVLPAPVAGRWDVWSLRTVHFPGSAAGGQGPLEGHTFQALTADVQAHDLGHAKAAAIGIRDNALLRIYVVITPFDAEAAVASATRILLLVGSAGVVFVAAVAYAAAKHALRPVEAIRARTASVTASDPRERVEVPPTQDEIAALAVTINATLDRLGQAAAQQRRFIADAAHELRSPLTTLLASLEVALTYPDQTDWPSAVGTAARQTRRLRSLTEDLLLLARLDARVPAGPDTIVDLRELATTLAGQVLPAERHLAIECDARETALVRGRPDELERLLRNLLDNAVHHAFDRVLLSVRAEDEGVVVAVGDDGPGIPSAAREHIFEPFARLEDDRSRVSGGTGLGLAIARDIAHAHHGTLTVADRTCGTCFLVRLPYAGEATSGDHV from the coding sequence ATGACGATGCGCGTGGTCGGTGAGATCGTGGGGCGCTTCCTGCCGCGTTCGGTCGGCGCTCGCACCGCCTTGGCTGCCGCCGTCGCGGCGTCCTTCATCCTGGCCGGCACGGGTTGGTGGGCGAGTCGACAGCTCTACGACCAGAGGATCAAGGCGACCATCAGCCTTGCCGAAGATCAGGCCGACACTCTTACGAACCAGCTGTACCAAGGCGCCGCACCGAGTGGGTTCGGCAAGCTGCCCTACGAGATCGTGGTCTCCGGCCGGCCGGCGTCCGCCGGGTGCAGCGGGGACCTGGCTGCCCTCGGCTCGGACGTCAGGCACGTGCTACCAGCCCCTGTCGCAGGCCGGTGGGATGTCTGGTCCCTGCGTACCGTCCATTTCCCCGGGTCGGCCGCGGGTGGACAGGGTCCCCTCGAAGGCCACACGTTCCAAGCTCTCACAGCCGATGTCCAGGCTCACGACCTCGGCCACGCCAAAGCTGCTGCCATCGGAATCCGTGACAACGCACTGCTTCGCATCTACGTCGTGATCACACCTTTCGATGCCGAGGCCGCCGTTGCCTCAGCCACCCGCATTCTGCTGCTTGTGGGTTCCGCAGGGGTGGTGTTCGTCGCCGCCGTCGCCTACGCGGCCGCCAAGCACGCGTTGCGTCCGGTGGAGGCCATTCGTGCCCGCACGGCCTCTGTCACCGCCAGCGATCCTCGCGAGCGCGTGGAGGTCCCTCCCACCCAGGACGAGATCGCGGCGCTCGCCGTCACCATCAATGCCACGCTGGATCGTCTCGGGCAGGCGGCGGCTCAGCAGCGGCGGTTCATCGCGGACGCCGCGCACGAACTGCGCAGCCCACTCACCACGCTCCTGGCCAGCCTGGAGGTCGCTCTCACCTACCCTGATCAGACGGACTGGCCCAGTGCCGTCGGCACCGCCGCCAGGCAGACCCGCCGGTTGCGGTCGCTCACCGAAGACCTCCTGCTGCTCGCCCGCCTCGACGCCCGTGTACCTGCTGGGCCGGACACCATCGTCGACCTGAGAGAGCTGGCCACCACTCTCGCCGGTCAGGTCCTCCCGGCCGAGCGCCACCTCGCCATCGAGTGCGACGCCCGTGAGACCGCCCTGGTTCGCGGACGTCCCGACGAGTTGGAACGCCTGCTGCGCAACCTCCTGGACAACGCCGTTCACCATGCGTTTGACCGTGTCCTTCTCAGCGTGCGCGCGGAGGACGAAGGCGTTGTCGTGGCCGTTGGCGATGATGGCCCCGGCATCCCCTCAGCAGCACGTGAGCACATCTTCGAACCTTTTGCCCGCCTTGAGGACGACCGCTCCCGGGTATCCGGCGGCACCGGCCTGGGTCTCGCCATCGCGCGCGACATCGCTCACGCCCACCACGGCACGCTCACCGTCGCCGACAGGACATGTGGCACGTGCTTCCTCGTGCGACTGCCATATGCGGGTGAGGCGACGAGCGGGGATCACGTTTGA
- a CDS encoding MFS transporter: protein MPVSAEPDHPAVRSLIPARLDRLPWSRIHTKMMVALGVAWILDGLEITIASVVGGALTDHDTLNLSAAAVGAMASAYLLGQVVGALVFGSFADKWGRRNLFMITLVVYLVGTCLTAATAGATIGWVIYLYATRFIAGLGVGGEYAAINSAVDELVPPRHRGRADIGMMGSYWAGAAFATLMEVVIYDRFSADNPNLAWRLGFLLGPLLGLVILFVRRNLPESPRWLIMHGRAAEAEANLDLIEREVVKSGHRLPEVDPERALEIRPVKRYNYLTLARLLFREYPGRFILCASMMITSSFLYNAIYFTYTAVLKIFFDVPNTSLPWYGLAFALGNLIGPLVLGRYFDTVGRRPMIIGTYLIAGVGLAISAYIFKIGLMNAETQTAAWVVIFFFASAGTSAGWVTVGESFPLEVRAQAIAVFVALSQLVGAAAPLFYGLLIDKDHPEPGKLFIGYAIGAALMIIGAVTAMRLAIAAEGKPLEDITPPLSAIGGASQT from the coding sequence ATGCCCGTCTCAGCAGAACCCGACCACCCTGCCGTACGCAGTCTGATACCGGCCCGACTCGACCGTCTGCCGTGGTCACGCATCCACACCAAGATGATGGTGGCGCTCGGGGTTGCATGGATCCTCGACGGCCTGGAGATCACCATCGCCAGCGTCGTCGGTGGCGCCCTCACCGATCACGACACGCTGAACCTGTCGGCCGCCGCGGTCGGGGCCATGGCCAGTGCCTATCTGCTCGGCCAGGTCGTCGGCGCGCTGGTGTTCGGCTCCTTCGCCGACAAATGGGGGCGCCGGAACCTGTTCATGATCACTCTTGTGGTCTATCTCGTCGGCACCTGCCTGACCGCGGCCACGGCCGGCGCGACCATCGGATGGGTGATCTACCTGTACGCCACCCGATTCATCGCCGGTCTGGGCGTCGGCGGCGAGTACGCAGCCATAAACTCCGCGGTCGACGAGCTCGTACCGCCCCGTCACCGCGGGCGGGCGGACATCGGGATGATGGGTTCCTACTGGGCGGGAGCGGCCTTCGCGACCCTGATGGAAGTGGTCATCTACGACAGGTTCTCGGCGGACAACCCCAATCTGGCCTGGCGGCTGGGATTCCTGCTCGGCCCGCTGCTCGGACTGGTCATCCTGTTCGTCAGGCGCAACCTCCCCGAAAGCCCTCGCTGGCTCATCATGCACGGGCGGGCTGCCGAAGCCGAAGCGAATCTCGACCTCATCGAACGCGAGGTGGTCAAGTCCGGCCACCGACTGCCGGAGGTGGATCCCGAGCGAGCGCTGGAGATCCGGCCCGTCAAGCGTTACAACTACCTCACCCTGGCACGCCTGCTGTTCCGGGAGTACCCCGGCCGGTTCATCCTCTGCGCGTCCATGATGATCACATCATCGTTCCTCTACAACGCGATCTACTTCACCTACACGGCCGTCCTCAAGATCTTCTTCGACGTCCCCAACACCAGTCTTCCCTGGTACGGCCTGGCCTTCGCTCTCGGAAACCTCATCGGGCCCCTGGTGCTGGGACGCTACTTCGACACCGTCGGACGCCGTCCGATGATCATCGGCACCTATCTCATCGCCGGCGTGGGGCTCGCGATCAGTGCGTACATCTTCAAGATCGGCCTCATGAACGCGGAGACGCAGACCGCCGCTTGGGTCGTCATCTTCTTCTTCGCCTCCGCCGGCACGTCGGCCGGCTGGGTCACCGTCGGCGAGAGCTTCCCGCTTGAGGTACGCGCCCAGGCGATCGCGGTCTTCGTCGCCCTCTCCCAACTCGTCGGTGCAGCCGCTCCGCTCTTCTACGGTCTGCTCATCGACAAGGACCATCCGGAACCCGGCAAGCTGTTCATCGGCTATGCCATCGGTGCGGCACTCATGATCATCGGAGCGGTCACAGCCATGCGGCTCGCCATCGCCGCGGAAGGCAAACCGCTTGAGGACATCACACCGCCGCTCTCGGCCATCGGTGGGGCGTCTCAAACGTGA
- a CDS encoding sugar phosphate isomerase/epimerase — protein MNLGLFTACLPDLSLEEIAAWAGSAGFDALEVAVWPDTEGRGHQAAHLPVARFDTQVADRTHALLDAHGLELSSLAYYENNLHPDPIRRAEIHDHLKAAVDAAALLGVPYVGTFIGRDWTRPVDANLADAETVFAGIVDYAGERDVRIIIENCVMEGWHPDGYPGNLAYSPELWEWMFSLGLYLNWDPSHLTWLGIDPVRTIAPYADRIVHAQAKDLEILPGAIDRYGFFGKSVHRPEPWDTGWWRYRVPGRGQVDWRTVVDALYEHGFTGTLSVEHEDPVWSGSEAKIKQGLEIARRTLRPLIVA, from the coding sequence ATGAACCTCGGCCTGTTCACCGCCTGCCTGCCCGACCTCTCACTGGAGGAGATCGCCGCCTGGGCGGGCAGCGCCGGGTTCGACGCACTTGAGGTCGCCGTATGGCCGGACACCGAGGGCCGCGGCCACCAGGCCGCCCATCTCCCTGTGGCCCGGTTCGACACCCAGGTCGCCGACAGGACACACGCCCTTCTCGACGCCCACGGTCTGGAGCTCTCGTCCCTGGCCTACTACGAGAACAACCTGCACCCGGACCCGATCCGCCGAGCGGAGATCCACGATCACCTCAAGGCTGCCGTCGACGCCGCCGCCCTGCTGGGTGTGCCCTACGTCGGCACCTTCATCGGCCGCGACTGGACCCGTCCGGTCGACGCCAATCTCGCCGATGCCGAGACGGTGTTCGCCGGCATCGTCGACTACGCCGGCGAACGCGATGTGCGGATCATCATCGAGAACTGCGTGATGGAGGGCTGGCACCCGGACGGCTACCCCGGCAACCTCGCCTACTCTCCCGAGCTGTGGGAGTGGATGTTCTCGCTGGGCCTCTACCTCAACTGGGACCCCTCGCACCTGACCTGGCTCGGCATCGATCCCGTCAGGACCATCGCACCGTACGCGGACCGCATCGTGCACGCCCAGGCCAAGGACCTGGAGATCCTGCCGGGCGCGATCGACCGGTACGGCTTCTTCGGCAAGAGCGTGCACCGTCCCGAACCCTGGGACACCGGTTGGTGGCGCTATCGCGTGCCAGGCCGCGGGCAGGTCGACTGGCGTACGGTCGTCGACGCCCTCTATGAACACGGCTTCACCGGAACGCTCTCCGTCGAGCACGAGGACCCGGTGTGGTCAGGGTCCGAGGCCAAGATCAAACAAGGGCTCGAAATCGCCCGCCGAACGCTTCGGCCGCTCATCGTCGCCTGA
- a CDS encoding Gfo/Idh/MocA family protein, with protein sequence MSSQHCAAVVGVGMIGAVHAAAIRSSGGTVRGVLASSAQRSVQVAEEWDAPIGYPDFEAVLGDDRIDVVHICTPNALHAHQTEAALRAGKHVVCEKPMATSVADAERVTRLAQAKGLVLAVPFAYRYHPLVHEIRARRLAGEFGGWQVLHGSYLQDWMLDQAATSWRVDPVAGGASRAFADIGSHWCDLVEWVAGVRFTEVVARFGTTIGMRPRGTAASFSGVGAGESPDEPTVLAPVETEDVAALLLRTAEGVLATLTVSQVSAGRKNRLWFELDGSRASAVFDQERPEEVWLGGVEESRVIVRDPDHGSGAQRRLSRLPAGHGLGYVDCFRAFVADAYAAIDAAPPDGLPTGVDGLRSARLVDAVLRSHAVSAWTRIDTASHLESTT encoded by the coding sequence ATGAGTAGCCAACACTGTGCCGCGGTGGTGGGTGTCGGAATGATCGGTGCCGTGCACGCAGCGGCCATCCGTTCGTCCGGTGGAACCGTCCGCGGAGTCCTCGCTTCGAGCGCGCAGCGGTCTGTCCAGGTCGCCGAGGAGTGGGACGCTCCAATCGGCTACCCGGACTTCGAGGCGGTGCTGGGCGACGACCGGATCGATGTCGTCCATATCTGCACGCCCAACGCTCTGCACGCCCACCAGACCGAAGCCGCGCTGCGGGCCGGGAAGCACGTGGTGTGCGAGAAACCCATGGCGACCTCGGTGGCGGACGCCGAACGTGTCACTCGCCTCGCGCAGGCGAAGGGCCTCGTACTCGCCGTGCCCTTCGCATACCGCTACCACCCCCTCGTACACGAGATCCGCGCTCGCCGGCTCGCCGGCGAGTTCGGCGGTTGGCAGGTCCTGCACGGCAGTTATCTCCAGGACTGGATGCTCGACCAGGCGGCCACCTCCTGGCGGGTGGACCCGGTGGCCGGTGGTGCCTCGCGTGCGTTCGCCGACATCGGTTCCCACTGGTGCGACCTGGTCGAGTGGGTCGCCGGGGTCCGCTTCACCGAGGTCGTCGCCCGGTTCGGCACCACGATCGGCATGCGGCCACGGGGCACCGCGGCGAGCTTCAGCGGCGTCGGCGCCGGCGAGTCACCCGATGAGCCGACCGTCCTCGCTCCGGTGGAGACAGAGGATGTGGCCGCCCTGCTCCTGCGCACCGCGGAGGGTGTGCTGGCCACGCTGACCGTCTCCCAGGTCTCGGCAGGGCGTAAGAACCGGCTGTGGTTCGAACTCGACGGCTCCCGTGCCAGCGCCGTCTTCGACCAGGAGCGGCCGGAGGAAGTCTGGCTGGGCGGAGTCGAGGAGTCCCGCGTCATCGTGCGCGATCCCGACCACGGCTCGGGCGCGCAACGGCGCCTTTCCCGCCTGCCGGCCGGCCACGGCCTCGGCTACGTCGACTGCTTCAGGGCGTTCGTCGCCGACGCCTATGCCGCCATCGACGCAGCGCCGCCCGACGGACTCCCCACGGGGGTCGACGGACTGCGCTCGGCGCGTCTCGTCGACGCCGTGCTCAGATCGCACGCCGTCTCCGCCTGGACCCGCATCGACACCGCAAGCCACCTGGAGAGCACCACATGA
- a CDS encoding ROK family transcriptional regulator has protein sequence MHKDGGSQARRAQRPAPPLERLGKILDLVASGGATSRAEIARRTGQARSTVSQQVDYLLERGLVEETEARESFRGRPPTILGISPGAGIIAVADIDTHTTRLALADLTRRVLAEEVLDLEVEAGPESVLAAVDEGLQRLLAAQQVDRSKLCQVVFSLPAPVDFAHGYAVRPPLLPGWDEYPVAAHMRDVLGADVIVDNDVNLMALGEASLDHAEAPLVFIKIADGIGAGLVTADGTVHHGADGGAGDIGHIRAFNGGDTLCRCGKTGCLEAVASHRAVLEDLNILGSSGGDPREAAQALARRVSSGDPQALRRIRQAATEIGEAVALLVHIYNPRTLILGGPLSELRDEVLAGVRAIVYEHALPLATRKLVITTSRLGADAGTTGAIALAARMAFSEQRLANLLIDA, from the coding sequence ATGCATAAAGATGGTGGTTCCCAGGCTCGCCGGGCTCAGCGCCCGGCTCCTCCACTGGAACGGCTGGGCAAGATCCTGGACCTGGTGGCGAGTGGAGGGGCAACCAGCCGGGCCGAGATCGCCCGGCGCACGGGACAGGCCCGCTCCACGGTCAGCCAGCAAGTCGACTACCTGCTCGAACGCGGACTGGTCGAGGAGACCGAGGCCAGGGAATCCTTCCGCGGACGCCCCCCGACGATCCTGGGCATCAGCCCTGGCGCGGGCATCATCGCGGTGGCCGACATCGACACCCACACCACCCGTCTGGCCCTCGCCGACCTCACCCGCCGCGTCCTCGCCGAAGAGGTGCTGGACCTGGAGGTGGAGGCGGGCCCGGAGAGCGTTCTCGCTGCCGTCGACGAAGGGCTTCAGAGGCTGCTGGCCGCACAGCAGGTCGATCGCAGCAAGCTCTGCCAGGTCGTCTTCAGTCTCCCGGCACCGGTCGATTTCGCGCACGGATACGCCGTCCGCCCGCCCCTCCTGCCCGGCTGGGACGAGTATCCGGTCGCCGCTCACATGCGTGACGTGCTCGGAGCCGATGTCATCGTCGACAATGACGTCAACCTCATGGCCCTGGGGGAAGCCAGCCTGGACCATGCCGAGGCACCGTTGGTGTTCATCAAGATCGCAGATGGAATCGGCGCCGGCCTGGTGACCGCCGACGGCACCGTGCACCACGGAGCGGACGGCGGGGCCGGCGACATCGGACACATCCGCGCCTTCAACGGCGGTGACACGCTGTGCCGGTGCGGAAAGACGGGCTGTCTCGAAGCCGTGGCCTCCCATCGCGCCGTACTGGAAGACCTGAACATCCTCGGCTCGTCGGGCGGGGATCCGCGCGAGGCCGCCCAGGCCCTCGCCCGGCGTGTGTCCAGTGGGGACCCACAGGCGCTGCGGCGCATCCGGCAGGCGGCGACGGAGATCGGAGAGGCGGTCGCCTTGCTCGTGCACATCTACAATCCCCGGACGCTCATCCTCGGCGGCCCGCTCAGCGAACTGCGTGACGAGGTCCTCGCCGGAGTGCGAGCCATCGTCTACGAACACGCCCTTCCCCTGGCTACCCGGAAACTGGTCATCACCACCTCACGGCTCGGCGCTGACGCCGGGACAACGGGAGCGATCGCACTCGCCGCCAGAATGGCCTTCAGCGAGCAACGGCTTGCCAACCTGCTGATCGATGCCTGA
- a CDS encoding cytochrome P450, translated as MTDRNHPHGAEGGVRAGDTSVRLDPAFKADAPRRYEALRRIGPIHRAKLSSGIDGWLVVDYDLAREALTHPALLKDPSPAAETLESAGYVLNQPGVGLGGQMLEADGKEHTRLRRLVSGAFTPRRTADLAPRIQQIADGLIDAMASRTTGDLVESFTAPLPVTVIAELLGIPEEHRDNFRLWTSDALNLIADSHRSSLASLHGLLSQLIEEKRTHPGDDLISALVAARDDEDGSLTEAELVGTCLLLVVAGHETTVNLLGNAVLALLHDPAQMRLLRRTPDLMPKAVEEFLRYDTSVETTTHRFASQDLELGGRLLPRGSVVVVALSSASRDAPMAAGEDPTVLDVSRPTARHLSFGHGIHHCLGAPLA; from the coding sequence ATGACGGACAGGAACCATCCTCATGGGGCCGAAGGAGGTGTTCGGGCGGGCGACACGTCCGTGCGGCTCGATCCTGCCTTCAAGGCGGACGCGCCCAGGCGGTACGAGGCATTGCGGAGGATCGGGCCCATACACCGGGCCAAGCTGTCGTCGGGCATCGACGGCTGGCTGGTCGTCGATTACGACCTGGCGCGCGAGGCTCTGACCCATCCGGCGCTGCTCAAGGATCCCTCCCCGGCCGCCGAGACACTCGAATCCGCCGGATACGTTCTGAACCAGCCCGGAGTGGGGCTCGGCGGCCAGATGCTGGAGGCCGACGGGAAGGAGCACACCCGACTGCGGCGGCTCGTCTCCGGGGCCTTCACCCCACGCCGCACGGCCGACCTGGCTCCGCGCATCCAGCAGATCGCCGACGGCCTGATCGATGCCATGGCCTCGCGCACCACCGGGGACCTCGTCGAATCCTTCACGGCGCCTCTCCCGGTGACCGTCATCGCCGAGTTGCTGGGCATCCCCGAGGAACACCGCGACAACTTCCGGCTGTGGACCAGCGACGCGCTCAACCTCATCGCCGACAGCCACCGCAGCTCGCTGGCCAGCCTGCACGGCCTGCTGTCGCAGCTCATCGAGGAGAAGCGGACACATCCGGGGGACGACCTCATCTCGGCGCTGGTCGCCGCTCGCGACGACGAGGACGGGTCCCTGACCGAGGCGGAACTCGTCGGCACCTGCCTGCTCCTGGTCGTCGCCGGGCACGAGACCACGGTCAACCTCCTGGGCAACGCCGTCCTGGCGCTGCTGCACGATCCGGCACAGATGCGGCTGCTGCGCCGGACGCCGGACCTCATGCCCAAAGCGGTGGAGGAGTTCCTGCGCTACGACACCTCCGTCGAGACCACGACACACCGCTTCGCCTCGCAGGACCTCGAACTGGGCGGCCGGCTCCTTCCCCGTGGGAGCGTGGTGGTGGTCGCGCTGTCGTCAGCGAGCCGCGACGCCCCCATGGCCGCGGGTGAGGACCCGACCGTGCTCGACGTGTCACGGCCGACCGCCCGGCACCTGTCGTTCGGCCACGGCATCCACCACTGCCTGGGAGCCCCGCTGGCCTGA
- a CDS encoding D-alanyl-D-alanine carboxypeptidase family protein has product MSSPAASLPWPREGQSSILVEGLGEHGELGPKGTRKPVPIASVTKVMTAYVVLRDHPLEEGEAGPGIPVDQEAAGEPLSGVESAVPVIEGQRLGERQVLELMLIPSGNNIARMLARWDAGSEQAFVRKMNRAAHTLGMDHTTYTGASGFEPTTTSTSADQLKLAEQVMRDGVFRSVVARTHVEKPDRSGSLPNTDTLLGTDGVIGIKTGSSTPAGGALMWAATAPDGSGRQRLVLGVVLYQRPGTSPQEGLEAVLENSRALIQGVRRWLSATEPETR; this is encoded by the coding sequence GTGAGCTCCCCGGCGGCGTCGCTGCCCTGGCCGCGCGAGGGCCAGTCGAGCATCCTGGTCGAGGGCCTCGGTGAACACGGTGAGCTCGGTCCGAAGGGCACGCGGAAACCCGTGCCGATCGCCAGCGTCACCAAGGTGATGACCGCCTACGTGGTCCTCCGCGACCACCCGCTGGAAGAGGGTGAGGCAGGCCCCGGCATCCCTGTCGACCAGGAGGCCGCCGGCGAGCCCCTGTCGGGCGTGGAATCGGCCGTGCCCGTCATCGAAGGACAGCGGCTGGGCGAACGGCAGGTGCTGGAGCTGATGCTGATCCCCTCCGGCAACAACATCGCCCGGATGCTGGCCCGTTGGGACGCCGGCTCCGAGCAGGCGTTCGTCAGGAAGATGAACCGGGCCGCTCACACCCTGGGCATGGACCACACCACCTACACCGGGGCCAGCGGCTTCGAGCCCACGACCACCAGTACCTCGGCCGACCAGCTCAAGCTGGCCGAGCAGGTCATGCGGGACGGCGTGTTCCGGTCCGTCGTCGCCAGGACCCATGTCGAGAAACCTGACAGGTCCGGCTCACTGCCCAACACCGACACGCTGCTGGGCACGGACGGCGTGATCGGCATCAAGACCGGCTCCAGCACCCCTGCCGGAGGCGCCCTGATGTGGGCGGCCACCGCGCCCGACGGCAGCGGACGGCAGCGGCTGGTCCTCGGCGTCGTCCTCTACCAGCGCCCCGGCACCAGCCCTCAGGAGGGCCTTGAGGCCGTCCTTGAGAACAGCCGGGCACTGATCCAGGGCGTGCGCCGGTGGCTGTCGGCAACCGAACCCGAAACGCGATGA
- a CDS encoding MFS transporter: MTDTTAMPRHRSVLALGALAGALALDVSGLGVLNAALPSIRERFGLDEATLQWTMTAYAVTFAGFLLVGGRLADVWGRRRVFAYGVALFTVSAAVGALAPDTAVLLAARAAQGIGAALSGPAALALLTEVFPAGPARDRALSVYAAIGGVSFSGGVLLGGVLTQFLGWRSVLWFSVLLGAAVLAVTRAGLPRGTGRGGRLDLPGAVSGTLGLTLLIVGVSTGGAWAWGALCMAAVFLLLFVVREHRTADPVLPLGLFRIPSVRMASLAACLQFTGSVGLLFFAPLYLQGMLGYSPAESGIALVPMSLAVFLTANFATGRLLTRYPPRTLMAAGLVLIGAGTALWLSTPHHGSYVQHVLPGLVLSGIGQGLNFPSMTSSGLTDVAPEQHAVAGAVNVVAQQIGSSAGVAAMVLVASTSDDQLGGYHLAYLAAAVACVLGAAVVFRRQRVVQAAL; encoded by the coding sequence ATGACCGACACGACGGCGATGCCACGGCACAGGTCGGTCCTGGCACTCGGGGCGCTGGCCGGTGCGCTCGCACTGGACGTGAGCGGTCTCGGGGTGCTGAACGCCGCCCTGCCGTCCATCAGAGAACGTTTCGGCCTGGACGAGGCCACGCTCCAGTGGACGATGACCGCCTACGCGGTGACGTTCGCCGGCTTCCTGCTGGTGGGCGGACGCCTGGCCGACGTGTGGGGCAGGCGGCGGGTGTTCGCCTACGGTGTCGCCCTGTTCACGGTGTCCGCGGCGGTCGGGGCCCTGGCGCCGGACACCGCGGTGCTGCTCGCCGCACGGGCGGCCCAGGGCATCGGCGCGGCCCTGTCGGGCCCGGCCGCCCTGGCCCTGCTGACCGAGGTGTTCCCGGCCGGTCCGGCGCGCGACCGGGCGCTGAGCGTGTACGCGGCGATCGGCGGCGTGAGCTTCAGCGGCGGGGTGCTGCTGGGCGGCGTACTGACCCAGTTCCTCGGCTGGCGGTCGGTGCTCTGGTTCTCGGTGCTGCTGGGAGCGGCCGTGCTGGCCGTGACGCGCGCCGGGCTGCCCCGCGGTACCGGGCGCGGCGGCCGGCTGGATCTGCCCGGTGCCGTATCGGGCACGCTGGGCCTCACCCTGCTCATCGTCGGCGTGAGCACAGGCGGCGCGTGGGCATGGGGCGCGCTGTGCATGGCAGCCGTCTTCCTGCTGCTCTTCGTCGTGCGCGAACACCGCACCGCCGACCCCGTACTCCCCCTCGGCCTCTTCCGGATCCCGTCGGTACGGATGGCGAGCCTCGCGGCGTGCCTCCAGTTCACGGGCTCGGTCGGGCTGCTGTTCTTCGCGCCGCTGTATCTGCAGGGCATGCTGGGCTACTCCCCGGCCGAGTCCGGCATCGCGCTGGTACCGATGTCGTTGGCCGTGTTCCTCACCGCCAACTTCGCCACCGGACGCCTGCTGACCAGGTACCCGCCGAGAACGCTGATGGCCGCCGGGCTCGTCCTGATCGGCGCGGGAACAGCGCTGTGGCTGAGCACGCCGCACCACGGCAGCTACGTGCAGCACGTGCTCCCCGGCCTGGTGCTCAGCGGCATCGGCCAGGGGCTGAACTTCCCCTCGATGACGTCCTCCGGGCTCACGGACGTCGCGCCGGAGCAGCACGCGGTCGCCGGGGCGGTGAACGTCGTGGCACAGCAGATCGGCTCCAGCGCCGGAGTGGCGGCCATGGTCCTCGTCGCGTCGACCAGCGACGACCAGCTCGGCGGCTACCACCTCGCCTACCTCGCGGCCGCCGTCGCGTGCGTGCTGGGCGCGGCAGTCGTCTTCAGGAGGCAGCGAGTGGTGCAGGCGGCGCTGTAG